One window from the genome of Oryctolagus cuniculus chromosome 1, mOryCun1.1, whole genome shotgun sequence encodes:
- the IFNK gene encoding interferon kappa has protein sequence MAAMLPDMIQKCWWLAFLMHVFIIGFQALDCDFLNVNLNRVIWKNMKLLRNVSHSFPIECLREIKDFELPQEILSHSQMEKRDIKEAWYEISTQAFCIFMRHAFQTTWEETHLTQIQNGLYEQVAYLEQCLMEDIHETKEEEMKYSGTGGFLLNNLELRKYFYRMNNFLEDKKYSYCAREIVRVEITRCFSYFYRFTAFLRRR, from the exons ATGGCAGCAATGCTA CCTGACATGATTCAAAAGTGTTGGTGGCTTGCATTCCTTATGCATGTGTTCATTATCGGTTTCCAAGCTCTGGACTGTGACTTCTTGAATGTTAACCTCAATAGGGTCATCTGGAAAAACATGAAACTTCTGAGAAATGTGAGCCATTCATTTCCCATAGAGTGTCTAAGAGAAATCAAAGATTTTGAGTTACCCCAAGAGATCCTATCACACAGCCAGATGGAGAAAAGGGACATCAAGGAAGCCTGGTATGAAATATCCACACAGGCCTTCTGTATCTTCATGCGACATGCCTTCCAGACCACTTGGGAAGAGACACATCTGACGCAAATTCAAAATGGACTTTATGAGCAAGTGGCATATCTGGAACAATGCCTAATGGAAGACATACATGAAACCAAAGAGGAGGAGATGAAATACTCAGGCACTGGGGGCTTCCTGCTCAACAACCTGGAGCTGAGGAAGTATTTCTACAGGATGAACAATTTCCTGGAAGATAAGAAATACAGTTACTGTGCCAGGGAGATCGTCCGAGTGGAAATCACAAGATGTTTCTCCTACTTTTACAGATTCACAGCATTTCTCAGGAGGAGATaa